Proteins co-encoded in one Natronorubrum daqingense genomic window:
- a CDS encoding 3-hydroxyacyl-CoA dehydrogenase/enoyl-CoA hydratase family protein: protein MSLDSIDRVAVLGAGNMGHGITEVTAMAGYDVTMRDIKDEFVDDGYESIAWSLEKLEEKELIDESADDVLSRIDTTTDLETAVSDADLVIEAAPENLDLKHDIFTDLEEFCDEDTLLATNTSSLPISDIAEVVDTSERVLGLHFFNPPVKMDLVEVIYGNDTSDEAAEAGYEWVESIAKTPIYVRKDVRGFVVNTIVGPFGGEPAFMVSEGEADIRQADATMSHERGYPMGPFELADLTGIDVGYHVRKEGDSPIPPITEEKVEAEELGQKTGKGFYDYEDGDGADYQPDDAGGFDWLRVEARMINRAAFLVGEDVAKPEEVDTGVQLGLGFPEGICRRADKIGLDEVLEKLETLHEETGSERFEPHPYLEELVEDGKTGEDAGEGFYEYDNEDGGFDSYHNINVELADGVLAVELDRPSRMNALSEDLLSEIDDLFSSVDTDEVRCATIEGAGDRAFSAGADVSGFSSANPTDLMDVSQAFETVNEFPRPVLAKIDGFCLGGGLELALACDLRVATDRSEFGAPEINLGLIPGAGGTQRLTRILGETRAKELVFRGNHIDADRAEEWGLINRAVDREAFDDTVEEFVSDLAGGPPIALKIAKQVMNEGQDASIDAALAMESQGFGLLTSTEDVLEGTMAFAEDREPEFEGK from the coding sequence ATGTCACTGGACAGCATCGACCGCGTCGCCGTCCTGGGCGCGGGCAACATGGGGCACGGAATTACCGAAGTGACCGCGATGGCCGGCTACGACGTCACGATGCGCGACATCAAAGACGAGTTCGTCGACGACGGCTACGAGTCGATTGCCTGGAGCCTCGAGAAACTCGAGGAGAAGGAACTGATCGACGAATCCGCCGACGACGTCCTCTCGCGCATCGACACGACGACCGACCTCGAGACGGCCGTCTCCGACGCCGACCTCGTGATCGAGGCCGCACCGGAGAACCTCGACTTGAAACACGACATCTTCACCGACTTAGAGGAGTTCTGCGACGAGGACACGCTGCTCGCGACGAACACCTCGAGTCTGCCGATTTCGGACATCGCGGAGGTCGTCGACACCTCCGAACGCGTCCTCGGCTTGCACTTTTTCAACCCGCCGGTCAAGATGGACCTCGTCGAGGTCATCTACGGCAACGACACGAGCGACGAGGCCGCCGAGGCGGGCTACGAGTGGGTCGAATCGATCGCTAAGACGCCGATTTACGTCCGCAAGGACGTTCGCGGCTTCGTCGTCAATACCATCGTCGGCCCATTCGGCGGCGAACCGGCGTTCATGGTCTCGGAAGGCGAAGCCGACATTCGACAGGCCGACGCCACGATGTCCCACGAACGCGGCTACCCGATGGGGCCGTTCGAGCTCGCCGACCTGACCGGCATCGACGTCGGCTACCACGTCCGCAAGGAAGGCGACTCGCCCATTCCGCCGATCACCGAGGAGAAAGTCGAAGCCGAGGAACTCGGCCAGAAAACCGGAAAAGGATTCTACGACTACGAAGACGGCGACGGCGCGGACTACCAGCCCGACGACGCAGGCGGCTTCGACTGGCTGCGCGTCGAAGCACGCATGATCAACCGCGCGGCGTTCCTCGTCGGCGAGGATGTCGCCAAACCCGAGGAAGTCGACACCGGCGTCCAACTCGGCCTCGGCTTCCCCGAAGGGATTTGCCGACGCGCCGACAAGATCGGGCTGGACGAAGTCCTCGAGAAACTCGAGACCCTCCACGAGGAGACGGGCTCCGAGCGATTCGAGCCACATCCCTACCTCGAAGAACTCGTCGAGGACGGCAAGACCGGCGAGGACGCTGGCGAAGGCTTCTACGAGTACGACAATGAGGACGGCGGCTTCGATTCCTATCACAACATCAACGTCGAACTCGCAGACGGCGTCTTAGCAGTCGAACTCGACCGACCGTCGCGCATGAACGCGCTCTCGGAAGATCTCTTATCCGAAATCGACGACCTGTTCTCGAGCGTTGACACAGACGAGGTTCGCTGTGCGACGATCGAGGGCGCGGGCGACCGCGCCTTTTCGGCCGGTGCCGACGTCAGCGGCTTCTCGAGTGCGAACCCGACGGACCTGATGGACGTCTCCCAAGCCTTCGAGACGGTCAACGAGTTCCCACGGCCCGTCCTCGCCAAGATCGACGGCTTCTGTCTCGGCGGCGGCCTCGAACTCGCGTTAGCCTGTGACCTTCGCGTCGCGACCGACCGCTCCGAGTTCGGTGCCCCCGAGATCAACCTCGGATTGATCCCCGGCGCCGGTGGGACGCAGCGACTCACGCGCATCCTCGGCGAGACGCGTGCCAAGGAACTGGTCTTCCGTGGCAACCACATCGACGCAGACCGTGCCGAGGAGTGGGGCCTGATCAACCGCGCCGTCGACCGCGAGGCGTTCGACGACACCGTCGAGGAGTTCGTCTCGGACCTCGCCGGCGGCCCGCCGATCGCACTCAAGATCGCCAAACAGGTCATGAACGAGGGCCAGGACGCGAGCATCGACGCCGCACTCGCGATGGAGAGTCAAGGGTTCGGTCTGCTCACGAGCACGGAAGACGTTCTCGAGGGAACGATGGCGTTCGCCGAAGACCGAGAGCCGGAGTTCGAAGGGAAGTAA
- a CDS encoding ATP-dependent helicase, whose product MSRTDGRELPVGDDALPFDPDDVVIEDRDVFDRLEPAVQEWWLEEFGEFVPENDGFFTPPQRGAIPKIHDGTNTLICAPTGSGKTLASFCSIIDELYRRDRESADGLENSVYCLYVSPLKSLANDIHRNLEVPLEGIESIVEGRDDDAETGEIRHAIRHGDTTSYERQQMLEETPHILNTTPETLAILLNSPKFREKLRTVEYVIVDEIHALASGKRGTHLSVSLERLEALADDEITRIGCSATIDPLSEVAEFLVGCDDPRVGTDDSDDGGDTTDEAPTADGDGPVHRPYEIVDARFAREFDVELECPTDDLINTSREVVQERFYRLLHDHIQEHTNTIVFTNTRSGAERVLHNLRETFSDYDEANSGCHHGSLSKEVRQDVEARLKTGKLDVVTTSTSLELGIDMPHVDLVVQVGSPKSVASLLQRVGRAGHRVGQTVTGRVIALDRDELLECAVMLQTAEEGFVDSVSIPENAHDVAAQHVYGMAIAEIRPETDLKSILRRAYPYRNYGDEKWESLVRYLTAEYGGLEDRNVYAKIWRDENDSPDGEHHYEEYPVGETLIGKRGRLARVIYMTNIGTIPDSFTCEVFTRAGDEWVGQLDENYLDTLEKGDVFVLGGDHFEYRYRRGSKVYVDHTSARPTVPSWFSERLPLSPDLGRKMLTFQQTLLEHYEDGGPPRVRAWLRDLPLDDDSVRALARLFEHQLRYAGPESISTSERLAIEVVRDRDEYERHYYVHSLYGRQFNDGFSRLLAYRCAQEATANVRVAVADNGFVLSMPLNRKVDIEGIIDDLAAGAVREDLRASLADTDLLQRYFRINATRALMILKRYKGYEKSASEQQVSSEMLLGFATDLENFAVIEETYREILEDKLDVEMIESVVAALESGDLSVERQLFDSPSPRAFGLATLSASDVVLAEDESAALQAFHDHVLEEIGEQSLPDIATGSSDE is encoded by the coding sequence ATGAGTCGAACCGACGGCCGCGAGTTGCCGGTCGGTGACGACGCCCTCCCGTTCGACCCCGACGATGTCGTCATCGAGGACCGCGACGTCTTCGATCGCCTCGAGCCAGCGGTCCAGGAGTGGTGGCTCGAGGAGTTCGGCGAGTTCGTCCCCGAAAATGACGGCTTCTTCACGCCGCCTCAACGAGGGGCGATTCCGAAGATTCACGACGGGACTAACACCTTGATCTGTGCGCCAACTGGCAGCGGGAAGACGCTGGCCAGTTTCTGTTCGATCATCGACGAACTGTACCGGCGGGATAGAGAGTCTGCTGACGGCCTCGAGAACTCGGTTTACTGTCTGTACGTCTCGCCGCTCAAATCCCTCGCTAACGACATCCACCGAAATCTCGAGGTACCTCTCGAGGGAATCGAGTCGATCGTCGAGGGACGAGACGACGACGCGGAGACGGGCGAGATTCGCCACGCGATTCGCCACGGCGACACGACCTCTTACGAACGCCAGCAGATGCTCGAGGAGACGCCACACATCCTCAACACGACCCCCGAGACGCTCGCGATCCTCCTCAATTCCCCCAAGTTCCGCGAGAAGCTCCGCACCGTCGAGTACGTCATCGTCGACGAAATCCACGCGCTGGCGTCGGGCAAGCGCGGGACCCACCTTTCGGTGAGCCTCGAGCGACTCGAGGCGCTGGCCGACGACGAGATCACTCGAATCGGGTGCTCGGCGACCATCGACCCGCTCTCGGAGGTCGCGGAGTTTCTGGTCGGTTGTGACGACCCACGAGTCGGTACCGATGATAGCGACGATGGCGGCGATACTACTGACGAAGCTCCTACTGCTGACGGAGACGGTCCCGTTCACCGTCCCTACGAGATCGTCGACGCCCGCTTCGCGCGCGAGTTCGACGTGGAACTCGAGTGTCCGACGGACGACCTGATCAACACGTCCCGGGAGGTCGTTCAGGAGCGATTCTATCGACTGCTCCACGACCACATTCAGGAACACACGAACACGATCGTCTTCACGAACACGCGTTCGGGAGCCGAACGAGTCCTGCACAATCTCCGCGAGACCTTCTCCGACTACGACGAGGCGAACTCCGGCTGTCACCACGGTAGCCTCTCGAAGGAGGTTCGCCAGGACGTCGAAGCGCGACTCAAGACGGGCAAACTCGACGTCGTGACGACCTCGACGAGCCTCGAGTTGGGAATCGACATGCCCCACGTTGATCTCGTCGTGCAGGTCGGTTCGCCCAAATCGGTCGCCTCGTTGCTCCAGCGCGTCGGTCGTGCAGGCCACCGGGTCGGCCAGACCGTGACGGGCCGGGTAATCGCCCTCGATCGGGACGAACTCCTCGAGTGTGCGGTGATGCTCCAGACGGCCGAAGAGGGATTCGTCGACTCGGTGTCGATTCCGGAGAACGCACACGACGTCGCCGCTCAGCACGTCTACGGGATGGCTATCGCCGAGATCCGTCCCGAAACCGACCTCAAGTCCATTCTTCGGCGCGCGTACCCGTATCGAAACTACGGTGACGAGAAGTGGGAGTCCCTCGTCCGGTATCTCACCGCCGAGTACGGCGGCCTCGAGGATCGCAACGTCTACGCAAAAATTTGGCGCGACGAGAACGATTCACCTGACGGCGAGCACCACTACGAGGAGTATCCCGTCGGCGAGACGCTGATCGGTAAGCGAGGCCGATTAGCGCGCGTCATCTACATGACCAACATCGGCACCATTCCGGACTCGTTCACCTGCGAGGTGTTCACCCGCGCCGGCGACGAGTGGGTCGGCCAACTCGACGAGAACTACCTCGATACGCTCGAGAAAGGCGACGTCTTCGTCCTCGGCGGCGACCACTTCGAGTACCGATACCGACGCGGCTCGAAGGTGTACGTCGACCACACGAGCGCGCGACCGACCGTTCCCTCCTGGTTCTCCGAACGGCTGCCGCTCTCGCCCGACCTCGGTCGAAAGATGCTCACCTTTCAACAGACCCTCCTTGAGCACTACGAGGACGGTGGGCCCCCTCGAGTCCGCGCGTGGCTTCGCGACCTCCCACTCGACGACGACAGCGTCCGCGCGCTCGCCCGTCTCTTCGAACACCAACTCAGATACGCCGGACCTGAAAGCATTAGCACGAGCGAGCGCCTCGCTATCGAAGTCGTCCGCGACCGTGATGAGTACGAGCGCCACTACTACGTCCACTCGCTGTACGGCAGGCAGTTCAACGACGGCTTCTCGCGCCTGCTCGCCTACCGCTGTGCACAGGAGGCGACCGCCAACGTTCGCGTCGCCGTCGCCGACAACGGCTTCGTCCTCTCGATGCCCCTCAACCGGAAAGTCGACATCGAAGGCATCATCGACGACCTCGCGGCCGGTGCCGTTCGCGAGGATCTGCGAGCGTCGCTCGCTGACACCGACCTCCTCCAGCGATACTTCCGCATCAACGCGACCCGTGCCCTGATGATCCTCAAACGGTACAAGGGCTACGAGAAATCGGCTAGCGAACAACAGGTCTCGAGCGAGATGCTCCTCGGCTTTGCGACAGACCTCGAGAACTTCGCCGTCATCGAAGAGACCTACCGCGAAATCCTCGAAGACAAACTCGACGTCGAGATGATCGAGTCGGTCGTCGCTGCGCTCGAGTCCGGTGACCTCTCCGTCGAGCGCCAACTCTTCGATTCGCCCTCCCCTCGGGCGTTCGGTCTGGCGACGCTGTCGGCGAGCGACGTGGTCCTCGCGGAAGACGAGAGCGCCGCGTTGCAGGCATTTCACGACCACGTACTCGAGGAAATCGGCGAACAGTCGCTGCCCGACATTGCGACCGGCTCGAGTGACGAATAG
- a CDS encoding tRNA uridine(34) 5-carboxymethylaminomethyl modification radical SAM/GNAT enzyme Elp3, which translates to MSTDTPEPTETEAFERVCETLVERILAGDLEREEVEKAKLEACSEFSAPKVPKNSEILDYAPREQREELEAVLQRKPVRTASGVSPVAIMTSPERCPHGKCLYCPGGPDSEFSSSQSYTGNEPAAARGVQNDYDPYGQVTLRLEQLREIGHPIDKVELILMGGTMTARSHDYQEWFVKRALEAMNDYDVDKEPEPAEGVSFAEDPEEYEWKYLEDVIAENETNEIRNIGTTFETKPDWCDPEQIDRMLDLGGTKVEVGVQTTFERINREMHRGHGAQASIDANRRLRDSAFKVGFHMMPGQPGMSKEMCLEDFRRIFEEEQWKPDYLKIYPTLIVRGTATYDWWHKGKYDPLENEEAAELVAEIKDMIPRYTRLQRVQRDIPADFIDAGVWKSNLRQLARQKMDGHDWNCECIRCREVGMNDAEPDEIDLDVMTYDASGGTEHFISFEDFEQDLLIGFCRLRFPNTPVRPELENAALVRELHVYGSEVTMGDEGETDQHQHKGYGRRLMERAEELAADAGYDKLSVISGIGAREYYRNKLGYHQDGPYVSKRL; encoded by the coding sequence GTGAGTACCGACACGCCCGAACCGACCGAGACCGAAGCGTTCGAACGGGTCTGTGAGACGCTCGTCGAGCGGATCCTCGCGGGCGACCTCGAGCGCGAGGAGGTCGAGAAGGCAAAACTCGAGGCCTGTTCGGAGTTCTCGGCACCGAAAGTACCCAAAAACTCCGAGATTCTCGACTACGCGCCACGGGAGCAACGTGAAGAACTCGAGGCCGTGCTACAGCGCAAGCCGGTTCGAACGGCCTCTGGCGTCTCGCCGGTCGCGATCATGACGTCGCCCGAGCGCTGTCCACACGGGAAGTGTCTCTACTGTCCCGGCGGTCCAGACTCGGAGTTTTCCTCTTCACAGAGCTACACGGGCAACGAGCCAGCCGCGGCTCGCGGCGTCCAGAACGACTACGATCCCTACGGCCAGGTGACGCTGCGACTCGAGCAGTTACGCGAAATCGGCCACCCTATCGACAAGGTCGAACTCATCTTGATGGGCGGGACGATGACCGCCCGGAGTCACGACTATCAGGAGTGGTTCGTCAAGCGCGCTCTCGAGGCGATGAACGACTACGACGTCGACAAGGAACCCGAGCCAGCGGAGGGTGTGAGCTTCGCCGAGGACCCCGAGGAGTACGAGTGGAAGTACCTCGAGGACGTCATCGCCGAAAACGAGACGAACGAGATCCGAAACATCGGGACGACCTTCGAGACGAAACCCGACTGGTGCGATCCCGAACAGATCGACCGAATGCTCGATCTCGGCGGGACGAAAGTCGAGGTGGGCGTCCAGACGACGTTCGAGCGGATCAACCGCGAGATGCACCGCGGCCACGGCGCGCAGGCGTCGATCGACGCCAACCGGCGACTGCGAGATTCGGCGTTCAAAGTCGGCTTCCACATGATGCCCGGCCAGCCCGGCATGTCCAAAGAGATGTGTCTCGAGGACTTCCGGCGCATCTTCGAGGAAGAGCAGTGGAAGCCGGACTACCTGAAGATCTATCCGACGCTGATCGTCCGTGGCACGGCGACCTACGACTGGTGGCACAAGGGCAAGTACGACCCGCTCGAAAACGAGGAAGCCGCCGAGTTGGTCGCCGAGATCAAGGATATGATTCCGCGCTATACGCGACTCCAACGCGTTCAGCGGGACATTCCCGCGGACTTCATCGACGCCGGCGTCTGGAAGTCGAACCTCCGACAGCTCGCGCGACAGAAGATGGATGGCCACGACTGGAACTGCGAGTGCATCCGCTGTCGCGAGGTCGGGATGAACGACGCCGAACCCGACGAAATCGACCTCGACGTCATGACCTACGACGCAAGTGGTGGCACGGAACACTTCATCTCGTTCGAGGACTTCGAGCAGGACCTCCTGATCGGCTTTTGCCGGCTCCGGTTCCCGAATACACCCGTCCGTCCGGAACTCGAGAACGCGGCGTTAGTGCGCGAACTCCACGTGTACGGCAGCGAGGTCACCATGGGCGACGAGGGCGAGACCGACCAGCACCAGCACAAGGGGTACGGCCGACGCCTGATGGAACGCGCCGAGGAACTGGCCGCCGACGCCGGCTACGATAAGCTGAGCGTGATCTCGGGAATCGGGGCCCGAGAGTACTACCGGAACAAACTCGGCTATCATCAGGACGGCCCGTACGTGAGCAAGCGACTGTGA
- a CDS encoding DUF411 domain-containing protein, with translation MELTRRKLCASGSAFAAVGFAGCFDLGGSSDIDDWEWSGSLPVDSVVQHHDPNCGCCAEYVEYLEDNGFEVQLEETEDPGAVKQELGVPSDAESCHTVEFGDYVVEGHVPLEAVEEAYEDDDDDIEGVAAPGMPEYSPGMGPRGDDPLTIHAFDDSGDVYEYTEI, from the coding sequence ATGGAACTGACGCGGCGGAAACTGTGCGCCTCGGGGTCGGCGTTCGCAGCGGTCGGGTTCGCGGGCTGTTTCGACCTCGGTGGCTCGAGCGATATCGACGACTGGGAGTGGTCCGGATCGCTTCCCGTCGATTCGGTCGTCCAGCATCACGATCCGAACTGTGGCTGTTGTGCGGAGTACGTCGAATACCTCGAGGACAACGGGTTCGAGGTCCAACTCGAGGAAACGGAGGATCCCGGCGCGGTCAAGCAGGAGTTGGGCGTCCCCAGCGATGCGGAGAGTTGTCACACCGTCGAGTTCGGCGATTACGTCGTTGAAGGGCACGTCCCACTCGAGGCGGTCGAAGAAGCGTACGAAGACGATGACGACGACATCGAAGGTGTCGCCGCACCGGGAATGCCCGAGTACTCGCCCGGAATGGGGCCACGCGGTGACGATCCGTTGACGATTCATGCCTTCGACGACTCGGGTGACGTCTACGAGTACACCGAAATCTAA
- a CDS encoding SHOCT domain-containing protein codes for MSDDPATRVRENITEITSMVVTALWLGLMFAGVGGNLWLVVLLVGYIVVVPLVALLFGDEEDKAEWWDDWWGEESWEEWWSGESDSSDGGTEETDRHATRETTSKQDNREALETLRTRYAAGELTDEQFEQKLERLLETETLEDVEQWRGSTTDPLERTGTDGRDGRAEQDRDFEYET; via the coding sequence ATGAGTGACGATCCGGCGACTCGAGTCCGTGAGAATATCACGGAGATCACTTCGATGGTCGTCACGGCCCTGTGGCTGGGGCTGATGTTCGCGGGAGTCGGCGGAAACCTGTGGCTCGTCGTCCTCCTCGTCGGGTACATCGTCGTCGTCCCGCTGGTCGCGCTGTTGTTCGGCGACGAGGAAGACAAAGCCGAGTGGTGGGACGACTGGTGGGGTGAGGAATCCTGGGAAGAATGGTGGAGCGGCGAGTCGGACTCGAGCGACGGCGGCACGGAGGAGACGGATCGTCACGCCACGCGCGAAACGACTTCGAAACAGGACAACCGCGAGGCCCTCGAAACCCTCCGGACCCGATACGCCGCCGGCGAGTTGACCGACGAGCAGTTCGAACAAAAACTCGAGCGCTTGCTCGAGACGGAGACGCTCGAGGACGTCGAGCAGTGGCGAGGATCAACGACTGACCCGCTCGAGCGGACGGGGACAGACGGTCGTGATGGGCGTGCTGAGCAGGATCGGGATTTCGAGTACGAGACCTGA
- a CDS encoding phosphotransferase family protein, producing the protein MSENYYERLVDEDALAAHLAEHLGEADEYDVERHQEGHSNETLFVTWGNRELVIRRPPPGETADTAHDVIREYRVMAAVAETDVPVPTPVLSCENHDIIGSDFYVMERLEGDVLREDEPERFAAPDYRERVGEELVDTLAKIHRLDYEEIGLGEFGRPAGYTQRQVDRWGKQLSWAFDVTEDEREVPDLHEVGDWLRDNVPDDHPHTLVHGDYKLDNVMFAPATPPELNAVFDWEMATLGDPQADLGWMLSYWRDEKDPEPSIPELTTRFMEREGYSSRVELVERWEELTGLEFEHERFYRTLAVYKLAGLGEMFFRRYLEGNSDNPMYPKMEARVPALAARAKRIIEGEEPL; encoded by the coding sequence ATGAGCGAAAACTACTACGAACGCCTCGTCGACGAGGATGCACTCGCCGCGCACTTGGCGGAGCACCTCGGAGAGGCGGACGAATACGACGTCGAACGACACCAGGAAGGACACTCGAACGAGACGCTCTTCGTGACGTGGGGCAACCGCGAATTGGTCATCCGACGTCCGCCGCCGGGCGAAACGGCCGACACGGCCCACGACGTGATCCGCGAGTATCGAGTCATGGCCGCGGTCGCGGAAACAGACGTTCCGGTCCCGACGCCGGTTCTCAGCTGTGAAAACCACGATATCATCGGCAGCGATTTCTACGTCATGGAGCGCCTCGAGGGCGACGTGCTCCGGGAGGACGAACCCGAGCGCTTCGCCGCCCCCGACTACCGCGAGCGAGTCGGCGAGGAACTCGTCGACACACTGGCGAAGATTCACCGACTCGACTACGAGGAAATTGGCCTCGGTGAGTTCGGCCGCCCGGCAGGCTACACGCAGCGACAGGTCGACCGATGGGGCAAACAACTCTCGTGGGCGTTCGACGTCACGGAGGACGAACGCGAGGTGCCGGACCTTCACGAGGTCGGCGACTGGCTCCGTGACAACGTCCCCGACGACCACCCCCACACGCTCGTCCACGGCGACTACAAACTCGACAACGTCATGTTCGCCCCCGCCACGCCGCCCGAACTCAACGCCGTCTTCGACTGGGAGATGGCCACCCTCGGCGATCCGCAGGCCGATTTGGGCTGGATGCTCTCTTACTGGCGCGACGAGAAGGACCCCGAGCCATCGATTCCCGAACTGACGACCCGATTCATGGAACGCGAGGGCTACTCGAGTCGCGTCGAGCTCGTCGAGCGCTGGGAGGAACTCACCGGTCTCGAGTTCGAGCACGAACGGTTCTACCGGACGCTCGCAGTGTACAAACTCGCGGGCCTCGGCGAGATGTTCTTCCGGCGCTACCTCGAGGGCAACAGCGACAATCCGATGTACCCGAAGATGGAAGCGCGCGTCCCGGCACTCGCCGCACGCGCGAAGCGGATTATCGAGGGAGAGGAACCGCTGTAA
- a CDS encoding zinc-dependent alcohol dehydrogenase family protein, producing the protein MRAAVLEAYGEPLSIESVAEPELSPHGVIVDVDACGICRSDWHAWQGHGEWADDQVPLGQILGHEPAGRVARVGARVNTLEVGERVAVPFNLGEGSCYQCRNGHGNVCEDGYALGFESSVPGAFAEQIHVPHADFNVVTLPGGVSAEAVAALGCRYVTAFHALAHRADIDAGDWVAVHGCGGLGLAGVQIASALGARVIAVDVREEPLSMASDLGAEETIDASALEDGATDGPASVPVAIEGITQQGAHVSVDALGRAETCRNSLECLRIRGTHVQVGLTTAAEQGEVTLPIDDVTRWDVTIVGSRGMPPSRYDELVRMIDAGVLEPERLVTRRVDLEEVSERLAAMTDYETRGVEVVTSF; encoded by the coding sequence ATGCGAGCAGCAGTACTCGAGGCCTACGGCGAACCGCTCTCGATCGAGTCGGTCGCCGAACCGGAGCTATCTCCACACGGCGTGATCGTCGACGTCGACGCCTGTGGCATCTGCCGGAGCGACTGGCACGCCTGGCAAGGACACGGCGAGTGGGCCGACGATCAGGTTCCACTCGGGCAGATTCTGGGCCACGAACCCGCCGGCCGGGTTGCGCGAGTCGGAGCGCGAGTCAACACGCTCGAGGTCGGCGAGCGCGTCGCCGTTCCGTTCAACCTCGGCGAGGGATCGTGCTACCAGTGTCGAAACGGGCACGGAAACGTTTGTGAGGACGGCTACGCGCTCGGATTCGAATCGAGCGTGCCCGGTGCATTCGCGGAGCAGATCCACGTTCCACACGCCGATTTCAACGTCGTGACGCTTCCGGGTGGTGTCTCCGCGGAGGCCGTCGCGGCCTTAGGGTGTCGGTACGTGACGGCGTTTCACGCGCTCGCTCACCGAGCCGATATCGACGCGGGGGACTGGGTGGCCGTCCACGGCTGTGGCGGCCTCGGATTGGCTGGTGTCCAAATTGCGAGCGCGCTCGGCGCGCGGGTGATCGCCGTCGACGTTCGCGAGGAACCACTGTCGATGGCGAGTGACCTCGGCGCGGAGGAAACGATCGATGCGTCGGCACTCGAGGACGGAGCGACGGACGGGCCGGCTTCCGTTCCGGTTGCAATCGAAGGGATCACACAACAGGGGGCACACGTCTCCGTCGATGCACTCGGGCGCGCCGAGACGTGCCGGAACAGCCTCGAGTGTCTCCGAATCCGTGGGACACACGTTCAGGTCGGTCTCACGACAGCCGCTGAGCAGGGTGAGGTTACCCTGCCGATCGACGACGTGACGCGCTGGGACGTTACGATCGTCGGCTCCCGCGGGATGCCGCCCTCGCGCTACGACGAACTCGTTCGGATGATCGACGCGGGCGTCCTCGAGCCCGAACGGTTGGTCACTCGCCGCGTCGACCTCGAGGAGGTCTCCGAACGGCTCGCAGCGATGACCGACTACGAAACTCGGGGGGTCGAAGTCGTCACGTCGTTTTGA
- a CDS encoding PaaI family thioesterase, which translates to MTTLDDATDWPEWRSFVERHGYLSWLDIDAEHLADGRAVLTIDRDEDFENPVGNDGYDPVHGGIVATLIDTSSAFALRTTFDKPNETHLTTTDLNVSYLRPATGTLRADAEVVRVGGSTGVTQVSVSGADGEAAVGRTTYRLFRPDGETNS; encoded by the coding sequence ATGACGACACTGGACGACGCGACCGACTGGCCGGAGTGGCGATCGTTCGTCGAGCGCCACGGCTACCTCTCGTGGCTCGATATCGACGCGGAACACCTCGCGGACGGTCGCGCCGTCCTGACGATCGACCGCGACGAGGACTTCGAGAATCCGGTCGGAAACGACGGCTACGACCCGGTCCACGGCGGCATCGTCGCGACGTTGATCGACACCTCGAGTGCGTTCGCGCTCCGAACGACGTTCGACAAACCGAACGAGACGCACCTGACGACGACGGATCTCAACGTCTCGTACCTTCGCCCGGCAACGGGGACGTTGCGCGCCGACGCGGAAGTCGTTCGCGTCGGTGGGTCGACAGGCGTGACGCAGGTTTCCGTCAGCGGTGCCGACGGAGAAGCGGCCGTCGGCCGCACGACGTATCGGCTGTTTCGACCGGACGGCGAGACGAACTCGTAG
- a CDS encoding winged helix-turn-helix domain-containing protein: MTDTEPPNWDFKDRDIAILCELSDDPQLSSRELTSVLKEEYDIDVSHVTVSESIRRMRDEGVFREAIIPNEEYYTFALFEFKFNAEHFAEGWRDAMEYIESDKHTLFFFLSDGEYQWKTVMMFRGRQEVSKWIHDCYKEHGDVIANIRNSSVHNVLKFQTDPQIYKDLRGE; encoded by the coding sequence ATGACAGATACTGAACCACCGAACTGGGACTTCAAGGACCGTGACATTGCTATCCTCTGTGAACTCTCGGATGACCCCCAACTCTCCTCGAGGGAGTTGACGTCCGTCCTCAAAGAGGAGTACGACATCGACGTCTCACACGTCACCGTCAGCGAATCGATTCGGCGGATGCGTGACGAGGGTGTGTTTCGGGAAGCAATTATCCCGAACGAAGAGTACTACACGTTCGCGCTCTTCGAGTTCAAGTTCAACGCCGAACACTTCGCCGAGGGCTGGCGAGACGCGATGGAGTACATCGAGAGCGATAAGCACACGCTGTTTTTCTTCCTCTCCGACGGCGAGTACCAGTGGAAGACCGTCATGATGTTTCGTGGCCGACAGGAAGTCTCGAAGTGGATCCACGACTGCTACAAAGAACACGGGGATGTCATCGCGAACATCCGAAACTCGTCGGTCCACAACGTGTTGAAGTTCCAGACTGATCCACAAATCTACAAAGACTTACGCGGCGAGTGA